TCATAATTGTGCACATCATGTGACGCTTATTTTCGTCTTCATTCAATATGCTATTGTTATTCCACACATCATCAGTAAAATTTGGTGCAAGTCTAgaagtttctctttttcccatTTATAATCCGAGAGAACAAAGCAGTCTACATCTTCATATTTGCTATTAAAGTAAAATATCTATGATGTTAGCAATTCTGGAAAGGCACAATTTCATGACACCAGTGTACTATTCTTATCTTAATCGTTATCGCTCGTCTAGCTTATCGAGCCGTCTAACTTATCAAATTTTGTTATCTAACAAACGAGGGAGTCGTACTTCATTAGTTTCAAATATCTTGATGTAAAAGGACCAACAGGTAACATACCATTGTAGATCACGTAGCAAAAGAAGTCGTGAAATTCATCGCGCTTAGTCAGCCAGTGTCTTATACAAGGAAGTGCCTTCGCCAGAGTAGTGTCCGCGATTAGCTTTAGGATGGCATACCCGTTTTGCGTAGCCCTTTTCGTCCTAACAACCCTGTGTATGACAGAAAGCCAGTCCGATGGCTCTCAGTTTAGCTCAATGATAGATTTCTCACAAACGCCGGTAAGTGAAACTACCGGAAGCGAAAACGTTCCTGATGCTCGTAATTTGTCCGGATTGGATCTTACTTCTACCCAACTACCAAACGCAAACGGCGAAGAGAATCCGTTTCAATCGACAATTTGCCAGCTCTGCACTTGCCAAGATGTTAACCCGTTGTTCCTCATAGACTGCAACggaaaaagtttgaaaaagcCGTTTTTGGTTTCTGAATGGCCAAATGATATCTATGGCTATAGCATTGAGGCCAAGTTTGATTCAAATGAGTATATGGAATTGGCGCAGTTCCCAGAATTATCGCTTTCCCGCTTAAGCTATCGTGGAAACGGTATTCTGTTTATACAAAAAGCGGCGTTCAAATTTCTTAAAAAGCTCGAATATTTGGATCTCAGCGAAAATGGTTTAACTCACGAATCGATAAATGAAAATATATTTGAAGGACAGTTTAACGAAGAAGACTACGAACCAATTCCGCTTAAAACCCTAAAACTTGGATATAACAAGATAATTTCGATCGACAAGGATGCTTTTAACCATTTATCTCATCTCGAAATACTTGAACTGAACAACAATCCTCTGAAAGTGATTGATCATCAAACGGCGATAGCCATTACGACTTTGAGGAAGCTAAAGGTATAAATAGTACACATAAAAGCCTGTTGATTAAAAGAAAGGGATTCAAAATCTTTTTATCGATTTCCGTTCAGATATTGAATTTGGCGGAAACAGGATTGGCTTCTGTGCCTAGTGGATTCTTCCATGCATTACTCGCGTTGAAAATGCTGATTCTTGCCGGAAATCAATTTACCACTTTGCCCGAGGAGTTGCAGCACGCCATCCATTTGGAATACCTTAATTTCAACAATAACCCAACCAAGTCACTTGATGCAAATTCATTTCAAGGGCTGAGCCAACTGAAGCATTTGAACGTGTCTAGCATGCACTTGTTAGAACGGATCGCCGCAAATACTTTTACCCCGCTGACATCTATGACTCATCTTTGGTGCTCGTTCAATCCACTCCTTAAAGAAATTCATCCTGGGGCTTTCAACAACATGGCTGAAAGCGACGGAACTTTACGATTAAGCGAGGTTTAATGATAACCTTCATCATTTCCTATGACAGCTAAAATACTGATTTATAAGCAAAATTCTCTAATCCGCAGTTTCATTTTCGGGGAAACAACCTCCAAAATTTGCCGCTCTCTCTGCTTCCTTGGACTAGCTTAGAGCAAGTCGATGTTGGAGAAAATCCATTTAAGTGCGACTGCAATGTCGGATGGATGGTGACAGAACTACTGCCGTTTATCTCGGAAAAAACACCCGAATTAACTACAGCCCTACggtaatttttattgtaaCGAAGAGACggattaaaaaaatttcataacTACCTAAGTATATATATGACGAACTTTTTTAAGAAAACACGTTTGAATTCATTCTAATTTAACAGTTGCGCTGAACCAGAAGATTACAAGGATGTATTGCTAGATTCTCTGGAAGGTGACGCAAAAATTGTTAATTGTAGCAATCCCGCTGATAACACTACTTCCGGCCAAGATAGTAGTCATGGCACTAGTGACGGAGGGTCCAGAAATCCAAAGatttcttcaaacaaaggtTTGATTATTGTTTCGTTGTTTGGAATTATATCGATCGTCGGCGGAATGGCTTGCTTTGTTCTTCTTGCGGTGAGGAAATCTCATCTTCGTCAGTTGTATGATACCAGTTCTGGACAAATAGTACATTATGTACGAACGTCAGGCGGGTCGGGTAAGCGAGAGGACGAGCAAGCAATTGTGCACAAAGAGTTTAATCATTATCACCAAGAACCATGAAACCAAAATGATAGAAAAAAGGCTTTTATCGTTATTCACTAATTCACTATGTCAACAAGCTGTGACATCTCCTATTTCCCTAATTATACGGCTTCTGCATATTTGGAATCAATTCTTGTTGTTTCCGGTGGTgaaaccaaaaaatgaaataaaataaaccgTGCTAATATTTGATATTTCCATTGAAGGATAATTTTTAAAGACAAATATCAATTATGGTTGTTCGGCACCAAACGATGTGCGCTTCTGCATCAGCCAACAGAACATCGTCCTTTCCTGCAAGACCATAGAGAGTTGAATTACCGCATGTGatttcaagtccctcatcATAGAGAAGCTATCTGAAGGCtgaaagcaaagaaaaagaaaatcgagtGCATCAACTCCGTTCTTTGATTCTTTTCATCTCGGTGAATTTCGCTTTCACATTCGGCACCATTCAAAAATGGTAtgtatacatgtaaacaaaagagCAGCTGATCTACTGTAAATGATTACAGTGATAGGGCACGGATAAACGTATTGTGCAGTATAGTTTGCCATTAGTTATGATCCACGAACAAAGATGACGACAATTGTCTGGGTATTTCTGGATCTTAGTCATCTTTTTGTCCCATTGATAAGCAGTAAGTAGAAAGGAATGAAAGCTCTAATGGGGCCATTTCAGTATACAGTTATCCTTGTCATCTTCCATTGATCTGGGCACGGATACTCATTTTGTTACCCACTTGACGGGCTGATGCCTCGTCAACTCGCAATGTATGCATAACGAGCTTTCAAATCAATAATATGCGATTACGAAAAGATAACAGCTACATTCGTGTTGCCATTAACTATACAAGATAGATATATACGCGGGTAAAATAGGACTGCAACACGACATTATTGTAACGACATTCTTCTGTGCTCTTGTTCAcgtgatggaaaaaaaaatacgttatCACCTTTCGATAATCAGCAAAGGTATAGTAAACGGTGACGGTATTCCGCCAGACTCGCGTTGCCTACGTTCTAGTAGCGGAAATGGTGGCCTGCATTTCAGAACGGACGTCACTATTTCGGAATGGTTAGAGGCGCGTAGGCTGCCAAGACAGTGATACCGGTACCATGAGTACCATTGTCAAGCAGACTATCTATACCCAGCACCTGAACCTTTTCATCCTCTTTGCTGATTCTCTTGGTAAAGCATCTCGTCAGCTTCGCCATTCACGTTCTCACTTTGCCCTTCCTATCCTTCTTTAAGCAGGTTGATCTGTTTTGCTCACTTGTACGGCAAATGTTCCTTCTAATATCGTACAGTCCGCATTATGAGATGTGACTTACAATGGATCAAAACAGGTTTGTTTGTATTATAACTAAGGTGGAAAAAAATGATaccttttcgaatttttggaGAACCGAGACCTGTTCCTTAAATAGTGGAGGGTGGGCACGTTGTTTAACTAACAACAATTCCGTTATTTGGCAAATACACAAAAAACCGATAGCTgggtaaaaaagaaactgtATTCCATCTGTTTTCTTTGTAAACGCCGTGCAGCGATATTTTCAAAGAATTTGAAATGACAATTACCTTTGTGACCTGGCCATCACTTGTCCTCAACAATAGGCAGAGTAAACAGAAACACGGGTGCAACGCGCTTCGCTGGTTGCGTGGGGAGATCGCTAAGTTTGGCAAAATACCCCCTATGCTCTTCCCCACAAGTATTGATTCATGCGCAGGCGTGAAACCATAGCTGATTTTCCTGGTTGAGGTCCGACacgagaaaagaagaataaagtCACCAATCAGCTTCTTCTCGCTGAAGGATTGGCTTGTACGTGAATCGATCGGACATCCGGATTGGTTGTGCTTTACACGACTTTCGTTACAATGTTCCACCTTCTTtgtttctccattcttttccTACACGCAACTTATGTGCATTAGCTCTGTGCCAAACGATTTCTCTTCGACAAGCACATCATCGAGCACTTTTATCACAGATGTTATTGACGCTAGCAACCTCGTCACGGCGGTTGCCTAAAAGACATCCGGGTGCACCATTTTCAAAAACGTTTTCCTAACGATGGAATCCCGCGAATCAGTTAATCACACATCAAAGCCGAAGACATCATTTTTGATAGAGGATATTCTTTTTCAACGCCCTAAGGTAAGATTGAGTCAATATATTAGAAGGTTCAATAACGGTTCTACAATTCTTCGAATAATTTAAGATGAAGTTAGAAATAGTCACTATCTAAATCTTTCTACAAATCTAGCAGTCATTTGGAGAAGTACCTGTAAGTAGAGATACCACATTCCACAGGCACCCGTCGTCTAATAGTGCGTCTGAAATTAGTAACCGGTGTTACGAGATGCTGTTGTCCAATGGAGGAAACAGTGGGTTACAGCAGCAGCAGGCCAATATTTCCAATAACGCTTCAGATTACACCTTCTTTCCAAATGCTTTGGCAGCCGCTTTCCTCTGCCCCGCTCCTCCGACCACCTTTAACCTCAACAATCAACGCTGTAACAAGGTGGATGCGCAACATCCCGCTCCTCTGTTCTTTCAAGCCACAGGTATTTTGCTTCTGCAGACTTCTTTTATTGGAAAAATTATATTGAAATAGCATTGTTGTTCATTACAAGTTTTGGATTTCTAGTTATAAGTGTGCTGTTTTACGGATTATAGTAATGCATAATTCTGCGATCAGGGTTGCCTTTAACGGCTCTACTGGCTGCCGATGCGGGAGCTAAACACGGACGCAGGCGGAAAGCTCGCACGGTGTTTTCCGATCACCAGCTACATGGACTGGAGCGGCGTTTTGAAAAACAACGCTATTTGTCGACTCCTGAACGTGTTGAATTGGCTCACGCATTGCACCTCAGCGAAACACAAGTTAAAACATGGTTCCAGAATCGAAGAATGAAGCACAAAAAACAGTTACGTAGACACGAGGACAAAAAACATGGGTGCAATACCACATCGTCAAGTGGCCAACTAGATCATTCTGTGCAAGGTAAACTCTTGTTACATGTTACGGTTCCTTTTCTACtgaattttcaaacaaaatattGATGCCTACGGAATTCTCTGAAAATGcatcagaaatttttttttctctaagCACATTTTGCAACGCTTTCTTTTctatgtgtttttttaaatactgaaatcattcAGCATACTTTGATACAATTTACGCAACTTTATCCCTTTTCCATCTTCTTGAGCTTTATTAGTCTACATTTAGTCGTTCTTCCATAACTTTTCGGTTTAAACCGTTCCTGCTTCGCTTTTCAAATATGggtttctcttttgtcttCTCAGCATACGACACATTTGAATTGATTACTTCCGACGTGCCTCTGCACTGTTTGATGTAAAAATTATTCGTTTCTTTGGGGAGAAGAACGTTTGACCTTCCGTGTTCAATACAAGCCAGCAGTCTATGTGCCGTTACGGTACGGtacatgtaaaaatttaaaatgccATCGTCCGTTAACAAAAAGGTCAACATAAAACTGTAAACGTTAGAGCTAAAGTCGCAAATTATATGTAGCTTGCCatattattaattttaacTACTTTTGTTTGTAGATGGTCCGGCCGATCTATCCTTTCGCGGTGCGTTACAGTCCAACGACATATCGTCCGAGTCCGAATGCTCCGACAGCCTACTCGAAGATGATGTTGACGTTATGAGTGATgatacataatttttttgattttatggTTTAAGTGTAACTTTAAACTTTGTTCTCCTACTTTCATCTTGAAATGTTATGTAAAATTGAAATCATACTCATCAGAAATATAATAAGATCCATAGCTCATTTTGGAAAATTTCATTTACTTAAAATTCATCTCTAACAACTTCTGAATATGTCAAAACAGCTACGGAACTACGTAAGCAAATTTTAGGTATATCTTTTCTAAACAATGACGCCAACCATAGAGACGTggaattaaagaaaatttgtACCATTATTTAATCACAGTGGCAAAACAACattggtagaaaaaaaaaaaactattggtGATCAATTTAACAAAAATGCCAAGCAGACTGTTTATACGAATACATTTTTCCTATTGACTTACTACTTAAACGTGAAGGAATTACgagataatgaaaaaaaaattggtcaTACTACTATACTAGCATTGCAAGATCATATTTGGTCTTTCACTTACTGAAGCCTTTAGTATAAGCGAAAATGTGTTGATTGATTTTGGTTATCCAAGCTGCAGTACATGTTGTCAACTGGAATAAGTGACATTTAATTGAGCTCGCCGTGATTGACGGATATTATGTTGGCTCTAGTGCGGTGTCGTGATATCTGAAGCGAAGTGGACAAAAGTCATCTGATGAAGCATTGACgggaaactttttttttataaacgtAAACACCAGTAAGAGCACATCACGGAGCAGCGTACTAGCGGCAGGGAAGGTCTAATTGGTAGAAGAGGGGAGATAATGAGATACTAGGGGAACGCGGAAAGCAATGGTCCAATACAGCAACGTTGTTAGAAATCGGATCAATTCTGATCAAAAGCAAATTATGCCAGTCATTTAGACGCACGTTCTTACGTGTATACAACCACCAGTTTCCAATAAGATGGCACTTAGTCTAGGGAATGCAGGGACAGCGTCCTCTGCTGATTAAGTTGCAGGCCCTGGGAATAATGAAAAATAGGGCTGGGACAGGCTCGAACAGAAATGCTGCAAAGAGAGGAGGCGACGGACGAAGGGTGGGAGGGAAAGAAACACGCTGATGTTCGTCAGAAAGCGTTCAGCTGGTGTTGGCCACGTGACTTCGCTCATATATTCACTTCCAGTCTTGAATGCTTCCGAATTGGACTGCTGAcgaaataaaaactttttcaaaAGATCGATGGGGGCGTCAAATTGACCCCTAGGACACACCTCACGGTTCAGGTTATTTATGTAAGACCTACCTTATATTTCACACGTTTAAATAAGGTAGCCTATTCGTGTAATATTTTGCATTCGTTAACCGCCGTGTTTAGACTTTTTAACGCTTACAAGTTTATGTAGGTGTACTGTGCTCGTTCATTTTTCAGTTTGTTTCAAAAACCAGATTCAGAGGAATGGTAACTAACCTATAGCAGACAACATCTAAATTTTAGGAACATCTAAAACTGCACCTCCTTGCTTGTGCAAAAACCAATGCTACTCTTCAACACACAACTAAGCGACTGATATAAATTAGCACAAGGCTATGCAGAATTGACGCCATGCTCATATTTTAGCTTTCCTTGTTTTCCATCTATGGTTTTATGTTAGATAAATAAATGAGTTACGTATATAAAAGGATTCTGACATCTTCGGCCGAAATCTTCTTTGAccaaaacctttttttttttggtggggggtggggggacgTGGAGGGTTGTTTCAGTTGATTTTAAAGCTTCTACGAAACAGAACGTGAAATGTTAAATTCCCATTAAAACGGTGATTTCAAACCAGAATTGTCCTCCTCAGcatttctattgtttgttaaCCAATCTGTAGACTTTATAGATTTGTATGTAGATAAGAGCATTTTGTGGAATGTATAATGTAAAGAGGGATTGACTTAGCACTATAGCTTTTCATAAAGAGCGG
This genomic interval from Daphnia magna isolate NIES linkage group LG8, ASM2063170v1.1, whole genome shotgun sequence contains the following:
- the LOC116929627 gene encoding brain-specific homeobox protein homolog isoform X1, with amino-acid sequence MESRESVNHTSKPKTSFLIEDILFQRPKQSFGEVPVSRDTTFHRHPSSNSASEISNRCYEMLLSNGGNSGLQQQQANISNNASDYTFFPNALAAAFLCPAPPTTFNLNNQRCNKVDAQHPAPLFFQATGLPLTALLAADAGAKHGRRRKARTVFSDHQLHGLERRFEKQRYLSTPERVELAHALHLSETQVKTWFQNRRMKHKKQLRRHEDKKHGCNTTSSSGQLDHSVQDGPADLSFRGALQSNDISSESECSDSLLEDDVDVMSDDT
- the LOC116929627 gene encoding brain-specific homeobox protein homolog isoform X2 — encoded protein: MESRESVNHTSKPKTSFLIEDILFQRPKSFGEVPVSRDTTFHRHPSSNSASEISNRCYEMLLSNGGNSGLQQQQANISNNASDYTFFPNALAAAFLCPAPPTTFNLNNQRCNKVDAQHPAPLFFQATGLPLTALLAADAGAKHGRRRKARTVFSDHQLHGLERRFEKQRYLSTPERVELAHALHLSETQVKTWFQNRRMKHKKQLRRHEDKKHGCNTTSSSGQLDHSVQDGPADLSFRGALQSNDISSESECSDSLLEDDVDVMSDDT
- the LOC116929626 gene encoding leucine-rich repeat neuronal protein 1, which gives rise to MAYPFCVALFVLTTLCMTESQSDGSQFSSMIDFSQTPVSETTGSENVPDARNLSGLDLTSTQLPNANGEENPFQSTICQLCTCQDVNPLFLIDCNGKSLKKPFLVSEWPNDIYGYSIEAKFDSNEYMELAQFPELSLSRLSYRGNGILFIQKAAFKFLKKLEYLDLSENGLTHESINENIFEGQFNEEDYEPIPLKTLKLGYNKIISIDKDAFNHLSHLEILELNNNPLKVIDHQTAIAITTLRKLKILNLAETGLASVPSGFFHALLALKMLILAGNQFTTLPEELQHAIHLEYLNFNNNPTKSLDANSFQGLSQLKHLNVSSMHLLERIAANTFTPLTSMTHLWCSFNPLLKEIHPGAFNNMAESDGTLRLSEFHFRGNNLQNLPLSLLPWTSLEQVDVGENPFKCDCNVGWMVTELLPFISEKTPELTTALRCAEPEDYKDVLLDSLEGDAKIVNCSNPADNTTSGQDSSHGTSDGGSRNPKISSNKGLIIVSLFGIISIVGGMACFVLLAVRKSHLRQLYDTSSGQIVHYVRTSGGSGKREDEQAIVHKEFNHYHQEP